The genomic stretch GAAGTTATGGTCGCAGCAAGAACAAAGTTTTCTGCTTTGTTCTACGGCTTGAATATGACATCTTATCAGGAAATATAGACTACATTGTACTTAGATCTGAAACGTAAGATTCTTTCACCTAATCAAATTAAGTTTTTCATGTAGCAACACGGCGCATTCTCTATTAGTGGCTATCCCAGTGGAGGTGAAGGCGGATATTTTATTCTTGAGGGAAGCAACAGACGTACAAAAAGgtttacttgtttgtttgtttgattatttcaacctcctattaacagccagggtcatgtaaggacggccttcaaTTTATAAAGTGTGTAGCGTGGTGACGTGATATATGCGTGTTTTgcgagactgcggtatgttcgtatAGTGAAACcgttgccttttttatagtgctgtataactaaagcatgccgccgaagacaacaagcatcccaccccacccggtcacattataccgacaatgtgcgaaccagtcgtccctgtgtctcggccaggggacagaacccagagccttcccaTGCAgggaagttggcgggggatatacaaatgggttccgtccgtccgtccgtctgtccgtccgtccgtacgaatggtttccggagcataactctaacttcatagatacattggtcttatggtctagtagtgccttttgctattttaaggttttcactttttgtactttcttcattaaccatggaaacattgctgaaaatggcagatttttgtgcaagaatcgtttccggaccataactctaaaaccagaagagatatttccacgaaacttcatagacacattggtcttatggtctagtagtgccttttgctattttaaggttttcactttttgtacttttttctgtaaccatggaaacattgctgaaaatggcagatttttgtgcaagaatcgtttccggagcacaactctaaatttgtttgtttgtttgattaattaacgtcctattaacagctatggtcatgtaaggacggcctcccatgtatgcggtgtgttgcgtgtatgttgtgcgaggtgagtgtactgggagactgcggtatgttcatgttgtgtcttcttgtatagtggaactgttgccctttttatagtgctatatcactgaagcatgccgccgaagacaccaagcaacacaccccacccggtcacattatactgacaacgggcgaaccagtcgtcccactccctgtatgctgagcgctaagcaggagcagaaactaccacttttatagactttggtgtgtctcggccaggggacagaaaccagagccttcctcacaggggcgaacgctcaactcaaggccaaaagtgaggcggtgccaagggaggcattaggaaagataaagtcagttaggaagaagagaaaagataagatcctaaatttagtcgccttttacgatcatgcaataggggcagcaggtacaattctaacgccctacctgcagggccagtgCCAAAGGtgaaattgttttcattatctgttagatatttccatgaaacttcatagatacattgttcttatggtctagtagtgccttttgctatttttaggttttcacttttcgtgcttttttctgtaaccatgggcacattgctgaaaatatcacatttttgtaccaggttcgtttccgcagcataactgggaaaccggttgagatatatgcacggaactccataggcacattagtcttatggtctagtagtgccttttgctattttaaggttttcactttttgtactttttctgtaaccatggaaacaaacaaacaaatggcagatttttgcgtaagaatcgtttccggagcacaactctaaaacaagcagagattgtttgtttgtttgtttgattaattaacgtcctattaacagctttggtcatgtaaggacggcctcctatgtatgcggtgtgttgcctgcatgttgtgcgaggtgcgtgttttgggagactgcggtataatcatgttgtgtcttcttgtatagtggagctgttttgcttggtgtcttcggcggcatgcttcagtgatatagcactataaaaagggcaacagtaccagcagagatatttccttGAAGCTTCATAgatacattgttcttatggtctagtagtgccttttgctatttttaggttttcacttttcgtgcttttttctgtaaccatagaaacattgctgaaaatatatttttgtagcaggttcatttccggagcattaCTCTAAAACCAGcggagatatttccacgaaacttcatagacacattctttttatggtctagttgtaccttttgctatttttaggttttcattttttgcactttttccgttaccatggaaacattgctgaaaatatcatggtatatggtaaatgttactttgcaaaactctacccatctttgtgtatatagtctaacatataTGTCAAGGCtatatacctgattcaacaattgcagccccgctctacttaaATTATacaccatctttctttagctcgaCTTCCGTTTTCCTGGGGTTTTTCAtactttaattaattaaagtcctattaacagctatggtcatgtaaggacggcctcccatgtatgcggtgtgttgcgtgtatgttgtgcgaggtgcgtgttttgggagactgcggaatattcatgttgtgtcttcttgtatagtggaactgttgccctttttatagtgctatatcactgaagcatgccgccgaagacaccaagcaacacaccccacccggtcacattatactgacaacgggcgaaccagtcgtcccactccctgtttgctgagcgctaagcaggagcagaaactaccacttttatagactttggtgtgtctcggccaggggaccgaacccagagccttcctcacaggggcgaacgctcaactcaaggccaaaagtgaggcggtgccaagggaggcattaggaaggataaagtcagtgaggaagaatagaaaagatcaGGACTCGTATGCATAAAAATCTTAAATGGTTAAGAATATGCTTAAGTTAAAAATTCCGCTAAGCATATTGATTTTTGTGCTAAGTATATTGCTTATCTTGTTAAGTGGCTTGCATGATTTTTCTTAACACTTAAGAATATTCTTAACATTAAACAACCACCTTACCTGTCTCAAATCGTTAAGCAAGATGCTTATctttccaaaatggccgctgCTAATGGACAGAATAATCCACCTCAACAGTTTGTAAGGGCATTGAGAAGAGAAAGAATTTTCAGGGACAGGTTGGATCCACTTCAAaacatggccctgcaggtagggcgttagaattgtacctgctgcccctattgcatgatcgtaaaaggcgactaaatttaggatcttatcttttctattcttcctaactgactttatccttcctaatgcctcccttggcaccgcctcatttttggccttgagttgagcgttcgcccctgtgaggaaggctgggttctgtcccctggccgagacacaccaaagtctataaaagtggtagtttctgctcctgcttagcgctcagcaaaaagggagtgggacgactggttcgcccgttgtcagtataatgtgaccgggtggggtgtgttgcttggtgtctttggcggcatgctccagtgatatagcactataaaaagggcaaaagttccactatacaagaagacacaacatgaatataccgcagtctcccgaaacacgcacctcgcacaacatacacacaacacaccgcatacatgggaggccgtccttacatgaccatagctgttaataggacgttaattaatcaaacaaacaaacaaacaaacttcaaAACTATGACGGGTTTGAACTTTATCAAAGATTCAGGTTTGACAGGGAGTGGATCCTTTTTATTAACGATATTGTCAAAGATTATATTACCCCCGCCACAGGACGGAATCACAGCCTACCCTCATATTTGCAGGTGTTAATAGCACTGAGATTCTATGCTACAGGGAAAATGCAACTCTGCAGTGGCGATAATTTCAATGTTGACCAGTCAACCGTATCCCGAGTTATCCAGAGAGTGACAAATGCTTTAAAACCGCCAGGAAGTCGTTTCCAAGTTCATTTCATTCCCTATTTCTGCTGATGCTGTGAGGAAACATCAAGCAGATTTTTATACAGTTGCGAGGTTTCCGGGGGTTATTGGAGCAATTGACGGCACACATATACGTATTTTACGCCCCAGTATCAACGAGCCAGAATTTGTAAACAGAAAAAACTTCATTCCATCAATGTACAGATTGTGGTACATGCAAATTCCCGTATTTTAGACCTAGTTGCGAGATGGCCAGGGTCAGCACACGACGCGAGAATCCTTCGTGAAAGTGGTCTCGCAAGGATATTTGAGGCGAGAATGGTGCCGGTAAAATGTCACTTACTTGGCGATAGCGGGTATCCTTGTAAAAACTGGCTCTTGACACCCTACCTCAACCCACTACCCGGACAACAGACTCGGTACAACAGGTAATTGTTCCTAAAATTGTTTATTGACAATCATCTCCGGTCACTCGCGCTACTGTTATTATTGCATTGGAGAGTTTTCGAAAAGGGAACTAACTCTAGTTGTATAATATGAGGGGTTCAGAATGGGATAATCCAATATTTGAACATCATAGTTGAAAAAAACCAATACAAAATAGAGAACTTCATCATGTCTaaatatttcaagtttttataaaaaataacagaCACCTTATGCATGTATAGGGTGTGTTTCACCACAtcacaatacatgtttaatttagATTaccatatttttaatattgcatatatatacattttgtatataattactgcacattttgttaattaatttgatCATGAAATTTAATGCTGTGCTTGATCATTTCAAAGAGAATATCTTTTAGTACATTTATCTaatatgtttcataataaatttaattgatttatgaGTGGGCAGATTGAAATTAACAGTCTTTTTTccagtaaaaaaaatcaagtcacattattaataaacattatcattttgtaaGTGTCTTTAGCCTACCTCATACCATGTTATCTAAGAAATCAAGCAAAGGTTTAAAATAGTTTCagattaattttgatataaatatgcacatatagtttgtatacatgtacattgtgaatgtgtatacactgtacatgtacatgtagctgacatttttatttgtttttatgcttttaagatatattatacacaaCATGTATCCTTAAATGATCAGATGTCAACTGACTTATAATcataattcaataatttggtaaaatagaaatttcaaccttatatttaaatgatatgaaatgaaTTGAGAATTTGTGGTTCTGATGCACATTTTAGCAGAATTGAACtataatattgaatttattgatatatttacctatattgctatatagggattggatttcgtttttatgttaaccatgcttgtatggagcaattcctctaagaatatattctatggggcgcgttagcgccccatattgaatatattcttagaggaattgctccatacaagcatggttaacataaaaacgaaatccaatccctatatttacactcacacgactttttatttatattttatgcaataaaatcgtcatttgaaagtgacgtaattattcaataaaagtcggtcaaaagtgggaggagcttactcaattgaacagcgaatgatgacgtaaggtagaattattcatccgcgacgacaaaaaagttcaatattttagtgtaaaataaacatgacaaacaaagtaaatttcagagataattttatttaatcagatcagaactttaagtaggtattaaattttgcaaaaaagttcatatatagcgtaataacataaagtatttgttctcggccacatgtgtgaactcggtgaccgttattgtgcagcgaggcgaggctgacgcacgcttacacagtgGAGTTTTCTGAAGTTGTCAcaacaccagtgttcaagtagctaaatttgtttgagattgtcgtctgacttgacgatattacatccttctgagccatgtgattatataatctacgcttatatccatcgccatctaggctatagatggaacaacttcacttgtgttcgatggatacaatgtatttgtggtgacgcgtaactgtcaacacgtggattactagcggtgcatgtttttataatacacatgattaaattctcaaagaacaaagacaagaggatatgtttataactgacctctatcaggaggtctcacgcccgtccacccaaaAGACTAGATCGTatgacgaacacagacacagaggtaatgtttacatttgacacccatcatttttaacaaaaatgaaagcacgtcgccccggtcgggatatttttccgtttctttatacaattgttaatttaaaaattgtttgaatcatatataaatataaaacatgtatttattgtttacatttttccaaaattctatgaaaaacaacaatatacacgtaatgttgcatcaaaatgtaaacaaagccatgtgtttgtttaaaaaaagtagtccttttacgttgcatagaacattttcttacgcaagttcaaagttcaatgttaccatgcagttatggtaaacaaaatcggctagtattagcgtatagtgaccaagcatagcaaagtgtaaatatatatctatgaaGTGCACactgtatacagtgtatacattaaACTGACATGACTTTGCAAATCAATTCAAGCTTTAATTGAggatttattttacaattaaaacatttaaccaAAACAAATGGTTCACTTTTGTAGTGCACACAAAACTACCAGGTGTATTGTGGAAAGAGCTATTGGGCAATGGAAGAGAAGGTTCCACGTGCTGCATGGAGAGATAAGATTGAGACCAGAGAGTCTGCGAATTAATCACAGCTTGTGGCATTCTACATAACATTGCTAAATTGTTGAACATGCCACAGcttgataatggtgatgatgaagaTGGAGATGATGGTAACTGTGAGGGTGATGCTAAAAGTATCCAAGAGGACCCTGTTGATGGCAGAGCCTACAGAACCCATATTGTCTGTAATCACTTCTGATGTAAGctcaatattatttgatttttacttatttatttttttcaactgACCAGGGTTTTTTTAATCTACCGGGtactttatcattattttttaaaaatcagcTGATGATATTTGCAGAGttatgtacataatgtacaagcattatatcaaaataacactCAAGCAAtagatttcattaatttattatttgagTTTTAATTAACATCCATCATCATTTATCCTTTTGATTTTCAAAGTGAGaagtttgttttgtaattttctaTCTCCAGCTGCAGCTTCTGCTTCCTGAGTTGCTGGATCCCTGCAGTGCTGTCATCTGATTGTAGGGGTGAAGCTACTGTGCATGATGGCAAGATGGTAGCTGCACATGAAGGCATGATCTCTGTTGTTATGGTGCTGCATGGGGGTCTGTTATAAAGACAATTTAAAGGATTAAAGctaatacatgtagtacatcATTTCATGATAATATATGCCATTAATTCATAGatgataacaaatattaatgataaaaatgataaaaacatgaaatttgaaatttcatacatacatgttcatTGAAACATGtacatagacatatacatgtacattgatattttttttcacttttgaaGTTACAATAAATGCACCAAGACTTAATTTTTGGCTATATTTGAAGCTTCCTTTTGCAGAATGAATACCATAATTCCTTTACAAATATGTGAGTTGGAAAGATAGATCCAAATATTGTGTACTTGATATGAACTAGTAATTTGCATGTACATTTTCATCTAGCCCTATAATCTGTCATAAAATACCTTGAGATTGATGGAAAGACTGGGTCAATGTTTAAAAGCATCATCATTGATGTGTCCACTGCCCCATCAATGCCACAAATTGACACATTATCCAGGCCAATTACATTGCCCCACACCTCAGCAATTGGACTGATCTGGGGCATAGAAGATGGACCACCACCTGAAATGgagtacatgtatgcatttaaCACCTTCCCGTTCGCATCGGTACATTTGTACCGGTATGACTTTGATAACGTCATCTACCAAGTTCGAAGGCGTCACATTAACCTTTATATTCCTCGTAGAAacgaaatatttatatcaacggaatcagTGATTTCTCTATTTTATGTTCATATAAATTTCACAAGTTGGTTTGCTAGAATGAATTAGTGCGCTGTAAGTTTCCGTCAAAAAAACGTCCGTTAAAAAGTGCCGAAAATGCCGTTAAATTTGCCAGCGTTATTCGTGAAAAAACCGCTCGGAAAGTAAATATGAGATATTGCAGTGTTGAAATGACATATATCACTGAAAAGCTTAGATTGCAAGCAAGAAAAAGATGTTATTcatatgtctttattttattattttaaagaaaattttctCAAATGAAAAACATATGCGATGTTTTTCGTTAAAAATTAACGTTTTTATGTATTCAGAGctggaatatatatatcagttaagATTATAACTTCATGAAAATACAGTGTGTTAATGCCACAGACAAATTCCTTTACAAATCAGCTTTAGATTTGAAAATTGGTTTTCTTGAAACGAAATTATCGCGATTTTACTTTACCCTACTCAAACGAAAATTCGCGACGTTACTTACAAATGTGGAACATTATGACGTTACGTTTCATTTACGTTTATCGTAACGTTATGATCATGATCCTGGAGAAGCACATTGGATGATTGTTTATCTAAATCAAATagatataccggtatatatatatgtaatgctGCGGAAGATTACAGATATAGAATTTAAAGAAACTACTCAAAATACACTATGTAATCTGAAAATATCATCGCCTTCATATTATGGGATGCTAAATGTGAGATTACGGTGCTTCTGACCTCGGACGGTCAACGTTGCGGCCCCGGAAACTCCTTTTTGATGGAATTATAGGTAATTATTACCACTGAAAAAAATCCTTAAGCTAAAGCGTCTGTGAAAGTACttcaaattttgtacatgtatagaaaaaaTCAATCTATAGTATTGTCCTTGAGCGTCCATAGAAACGATGCATAATAAACTTATCATTTTTTGAAGCATTAGCAATTAATGTTAGGTTTAGACGTCGTTGAAACCAGTTCAATCatcaaatatttgatgaaacggaTAGATTTCAACTTGTTTACTTAAATATGTGAAATAGCGGAACTAGTAGCAGGTACATGTGCAGCACACGTAGGTAATATGTGTACAGTAAAGCATCTGTGAAAGTACttcaaattttgtacatgtatagaaaaaaTCAATCTAGAGTATTGTCCCTTGAGCGTCCATAGAAACGATGCATAATAAACTCTCATCAATTTTTGAAGCATTAGTACTTAATGTTAGGTTTAGACGTCGTTGAAACCAGttcaatcatcaaacattttatgaaacgGATAGATTTCAACTTGTTTACTTAAATATGTGAAATAGCGGGACTAGTAGCAGGTACATGTGCAGCACACGTAGGTAATACGTGTATGTAGAGTGTACATGTACGTAGTTGTGACGGGTAAGTCGTGATAGCCATAGTTCTATTGTAcgtacgtgtacatgtacatgtagacctcGTGCACAAATTAACAGGGGCTCTGGATCCGTTTTGAAATAGTCTTAGGATAGGATGAATATAGAACTATTCGTAATAGATTGACATACGAACTATTTGTAATACACGTTTTGGTCGGTAAAATCAAATCGCCTTTTTTTGTGAGTGACGACCGgtgcattataattatatgtatatacattgttcATATGCATATACATTATAATGCTCTCTTAATCTGTTTGCTTTAAAATGTTGACTCTAGTATCAGAATCAGTATAAAAAAATGTAGTCTtgtgcacagggacctggcacgaaaatgtttaaccaactgtacatacatattatagtatatataatatatatatatatatactgttggttaaaatgttcttgtcaggtccctgtggtcttGTGgttcatatgtaaaatatagattatataCTAGAAGTCTTGTGGTTCATAACTccataaacatataattaagtCATACTGATTACAAGTCAGATCTGTCATTTCCACTATTTTACACAACCAAATGAAAACTGAAAGGATGTCGGAGAAAGAGATATCATGGATGACTCTGctacatagttttttttttaaaaagaaaacagattACAAATCATTTTTGCAATAACAGCctgtaatgaaatatataaagagtttggtttatatttatatatatatcatttacaacaatGCTTCTCACAATTGATCGACAACAtccgtcagtataatgtgaccgggtggggtgtgttgcttggtgtcttcggcggcatacttcagtgatatagcactataaaaagggcaacagttccactatacaagaagactcaacatgaatataccgcagtctcccaaaacacgcacctcgcacaacatacacgcaatacactgcatacatgggaggccgtccttacatgaccatagctgttaataggacgttaattaatcaaacaaacaaacaaaaaaatatgaaaacggttaacagtaaataaaacgatttaatgt from Argopecten irradians isolate NY unplaced genomic scaffold, Ai_NY scaffold_0061, whole genome shotgun sequence encodes the following:
- the LOC138311598 gene encoding uncharacterized protein; translation: MATNSVETPSKKRKPNWTADECLQLTKLVEEKDVIRAKFGAGITTQRKREAWQRIADAINASSTVRRSVEEVEKKWHNLHMKGKAELSDHRRQAVMTGGGPSSMPQISPIAEVWGNVIGLDNVSICGIDGAVDTSMMMLLNIDPVFPSISRPPCSTITTEIMPSCAATILPSCTVASPLQSDDSTAGIQQLRKQKLQLEIENYKTNFSL